AAGCAAGCCAAGAAGAGTGAGCATAAGTTCCGTGCACTAAACAAAAACGCATCGTATGACACTGAGGTCGTTGGATTTGTGGAAGATGGTAAGATGACTAAAATTTCTGGGTTTAAAGTGAAGGCGATAATGGTGTGGTTTGCGGTTACTGATATTAGTATCGACGAGAAAGATCCTGAGAAACTCAGTTTCCTCAGTGCTGGAATTGCCAAGAGTTTTTCCTGGTTCTGCTTTTGAGCATCAAGAAAACTAATTACTAAAATTCATGCCCATCTAGTTATGCAATGTACTATGAATCAtgcatcggaaatcaattttcccagaataaaaatatAGAATTTTCTGTTCCATTTCAAGTCCTTTTTTTCTTTTCATAGTGTTATGAATTGAAATGTTGATGTATAAAAAAAATTCTAATTTATTTTCTTGCTAATTTCCTGTGAATTTTGTGTATGTATTTTCAATCATACATGGTCTATTTAGGGATTGCCACCGGTCCGGTCGGTCGGTTTTCGACCAAAATTCTGACCGGACCGGTCATTTACCAGTTTTAAAAAATCAAACCGAACTGGAAATCGACCGGTTAAAAGACAAACCGAAAATCGATCGAAATTTTTTGTCAGTCGGTCGGTTCTTTTTTGAAAAGCCTAATTATAACCTAAAAATTTCGATCGATCGGTCGGTTAACCGAAATTTTCCGGTCGGTTTCCGGTCGGTCGGTCGATTAACCGGTAAAACTATATAAGATACTATTTATAATTtaagaaaaatttaaaaaaaaatactgtTCTTTCGGTCGGGTTTTTGACCGGTTAACCGACCGACCGTTTACTGGTAAAAAAACCGACCGAAAAAGTCCAAAAATTGCAAACCGGACCGAAAACCGACAAACCGACCGGACGCTAAAAAAACCGACCGTTTCATCCGATTTTTCGATTTCTGTTCGGTCGGCCGGTTTTTGCCTAATCCTAAGTGTATTACTACCAATCTACCATTACATTTGGATATAATCCAACATTTTTATTACATAACCAGTTACTGCAATTGCAAAATTCAATGACAAGACAAGACTACCAAATGAACACGGCCAAAATTCATTAAAAAACTCTGTTTTGGAAAATGCAATGCGCAATAAACATTAACTACTTGAAAGCACATGCATGATGAGAAAATAACATGATAATAAAACTTGTAAAACAATTTCATATTCTCATAATCAATAGCAGCTTTGGCAATTCCTCGCTCATTTCTCTTTGCCGGAATTCCTTTTGCCTACAATCATCTATCTTATACTCATCACACACCGGGTGATCGTTATTCGTTACTATACCTTAAAGCGGTTTTCAGAAGTCCTAAATCTTCCCTTCTTGATTAGGTCCTCAAGAATAAACTTCAAAATGTTGGTATATGATCAACACTAGTCATGTACATGTACTTTTTTGAACTACACGTCTACACTTAAGCTTTTGTTATGAAAATGAACTATATGTCGTATCTTTGTGTTTTTGGCTGGAAATTAATCTACAGAACACATTATCAGGACTAACATGGCCAACCTTTGACCAATTGGGTTTCAGAGTACCAAATCTAATAGGGTTTACAGCTTTCCAAATTTGAAAATGTGGACTTCTTAAATAAAATAGGATGAATCCAATATCCATTCCTTAGCTAAGATCAAACAGATGATTGGAACCACTTTATTTCAAAAGGTATTTGAAATCTTAAAAATGGTTGAGCCTCAAATGTCAAGGCCACCAAAGAAGAAACTTTCTTGATAAATTATTTCTGTGTCTTGTGGAATGTTTAAAATTTTAATGTTAATTTGCCTGCTACTTGGACTGAGCCAACAACGAATATCAAATATTATTGCCACTATAAATACACCCATTAATTAACCTCCTATTTCTCTTCATCTAGAAACAACTAAGCAAAGAAATCGAGAGAAAAAATATTCCACACTAATCCCCTCAAGCTTTTCTGACTAGCAAAAATAATGGCAAGCCAATTGATTGCAAAGAACAAAAGTGGTGCAGAGATATACAATGGAGCTTCTGATTGCACTCAAAAGGTTCATGAACTCCTCACAAAGTCTAAGCTTCCAAAAGGGCTCTTAGCCGTGAAAGAAATAACCGAGTTTGGTTACAATCCCACGACAGGTTTCTTCTGGATCAAGCAAGCCAAGAAGATGTTGGATATTATACTTGAAATTAAATTTAATTAAGATAAATATGAGCATgattatgtttatgagcttaataTAGCAAGAAGAGCTAATAAGACAACAACATAACAGAgctgataatatcaaataattaatCAATTCATAGTACCATGAGACGATAAAAAATATAACATGAAATTAATGCAAAATCATGATATAATAAAATACATAAAGAGAGGATAAGAGATTGCAAATCGAGGCCTGATTTCGAATCAGTTTCCTTAAGGTTTATTTGCTCCGTCTACGGTGCTGAACGGCTCGTAGCAAACACCTCCCAGAATACAACTGCTAATACTCAATGACGTCGCACTACAACCTTTGAGACTTGGCGAACCAACAATGTTAGAACTCTCTAAAAACACTAATGCGTACTAACACTCTAAATGATCTAATAATAGACAAAACACTTGAGAGAATTTCCTTTTTCTCTCGTGCCTCTCAAATAACCAAACTGAACTCTATTTATAGAGTTCCAAAAGCAAGAGTGTCGGCAACTTCTCAAATAATTTGCCAACCCAATCAATGTGCCAACCTAAGTAATAACATTCCACACTTCCACCGGCCTATACAACTTGAAGAGACAAGCTACTAGGTGAAAGTAATAATACTGTGGAGGAAAACAATAGTCAGTCAAAGCATGGTAATAAAATAATAAATCAATTACATCCAATTATTACAACAGAAGAGTGAGCACATGTTCCGTGCCCTAAACAAGCTCGCGTCCTACGACACTAACGTTGTTGGGTTTATAGAAGAAGAAAAGATGACCAAAATATCCGGATTCAAAGTGAAAGCAATGATGGTGTGGTTCTCAGTTACTGATATTAGCACAGACGAGAAGGATTCTGAGAAACTCAGTTTCCTCAATGCTGGAATTGCTAAGAGCTTTCCTACTTCTGCTTTTGAGCTTCAGGAATCAATGAAGTTCTACATATAGATGTAATAATTTATCTTTCCTTTTGTTTGAGTGTAAAATCAATGCTGAGTTTTTAACTTAttatttgtaattttcacttgctGCAATAAACGAATATAATTCTTTGTTACATGTAAACATATTTGACCTGAAAAAATATAGCCGATCGACTACCCGTAGTGACATGTTCACTCAATATTTTAATCTGAACATAACATGAAATTTTCCGAAAAGTAATATCTCCGTCTGAAAATACATGACTCTTTTTCCATGTAAACTACATAATTAAGAAAAGAGGCTTGTATTTCTAGACGGAAGGAGTATAATAGAATTGCAAGTCCACGACTAAACGCGATGATTCATATAGCCGACTCCATTCGGTGGAATTGAGGCTGGATGTTGTTGTTGTGAAGTCCACACGACTAAGTTTAATTAAAAATGATTGGTGtcaataaaacctacaaaataggGAATTGCTCATTGCTGCTAAGAGGTGACAAATTGAATGTTCAATTTTAAATCCATGATTCGGCCAAAGTGTCTATTTCGCCCAAAACCAAATCAGAATTAACATAGGTCAGTCAGATCAACttggacaaatctaaaatcttaacCTGCCAAAACAATATCAGTTCTAGAGCGGTTTACGATTTCCTAGAATTGAAATTGTCGACTTCTGAAAGTataataggatgaatcaaccggttTGGAATTGCTGAACCTAAGTCGAATAGAGGAACATAGTGATGCCATGTGACTTGCGTGCGTCAAAGTCTCAAAGGGAACAGAGACATTGCCGTACGTCTAAAATGGGTCGAAGACTCGACATTTCTGAGTAAAAAGCAAGAAGTTACCGTTTCAAAATGGTTCTAATTCACTATAGTAAGAATTTTTGAACAAAATTAATATCATTTTCGTGACCTGCGACCCAACTCATAATGTACTCCTTCCATCTCTCAATACATTTTTTTAGACCTTTTATTTTATTTCAAAATAGATGATTTTCATGTATAATTTAAATCAAAATATAATAAAAttgatatatttttaattttatcttgTTTTGTATGCCGATATCTTAAAAATATGTATTGAGAGACGGAAAATAATCCGCGTGTGTACATATGATATGACATACCCACGTCAAAGGAAAAAGAAATGGAGGGATATTGCTCAGTCAACAAGGCCATCAAAGAAGAAAACCAAAAGTCAattatttcttttaagaaaattctAAAGTGAGAAATTCTATCTAGTAAACTTTGGCATATTAAAATAAGATAAATTAAATTAAGTTTGCCTGGCGATTTGGACTAAACCAACAAAAAATTGTATAAAGTTTGCCAGTCACTATATAAATGCATCCATTTACCTCAATTTCTCTTCATCGAAAAACAAACCATTCCGAAAAATAGATCAAGAAAAATTCCACAAAAACTTCTTTGCCAAGCAAATAAAAAATGGCAACTCAACAGATTGCAAACAACAGAGAAGGTGCTGAGGTGTACAATGGAGCTTCTGTTTGCGTCCAAAAGGTTCACGAACTCCTCACAAAGTCCAAACTCCCAAAAGGGCTTCTATCCATTAAAGAAATAACTGAGTTTGGCTACAACCAAAAAACAGGTTTCTTCTGGATCAAGCAAGCCAAGAAGAGCGACCATAAGTTCCGTGCACTAAACAAGAATGCTCAATATGAAACTGAGGTCGTTGGGTTTATCGAGGAAGGAAAGATGACCAATATATCCGGATTCAAAGTGAAGGCAATGATGGTGTGGTTCGCGGTTACTGATATTAGTATCGACGAGAAAGATTCTGAGAAGCTCAGTTTCCTCAGTGCTGGAATTGCTAAGAGTTTTCCTGCTTCTGCATTTGAGCTTCAGGAATGAAAGAAGTCCAAATACCTGATCAATGGTTTTGTCAATAGTTTATAATATATCGGATAGAATATGTTTGTGTTTTTTCGGTATTGTCGTGTCAAGTGTTGAGTGATATGATTACCTAATTATCTAACTTTTGATTTGTGTTCTGTCATTTACAAATATGAAATAAAGTTTCGTTTTATATATGTTTTGACACTTAAACATCAAAACTTGGCATGTGTCACCATGATTGCTAAAAGCACATAGCACAGTTCGATGAATCTCAAAAAATTTAGATATCCTTACATTGCATTTTGTTTCACAAACACACATATATGAGTACATATATTTGAATAAGTCTCTTGAAATAAGAAAAGCTAGATTGTGCTTTGTATGTCAAAAATCTGATTTAGTTCTGATGATGTACTCTTCTGAAGGACAATTGTTATGTTTTTGGACCATTATGTGGTCAGAAGCTTCAATCTAATACAGAACGGAAAATTATAACCGGAGAACCTTACCAAAATCGGAAATAGTTGGTAGCATGATCCTTCGTGAGAAGATCAAATCGGTAACTGCTAGATGTGCTAAGTGTTTCTATCTCTGCAAGCATCCCTTATCAGCTGAATGAAGCAAATTAGAACAACAGATGGGGTTACGAGTGATGTATGATTTCCAAAACGTATAGTCGAATTATGACTCCACAACTAAGCTTAGTCACATTAAACCCACAAAATATCCTCGAAAATCCAAAGAAAGAAGGAGTTGCCCTTTGCTGCCAAGGCATCAAATACAATGTCCACTATTGTCAAGAGGTGACAAATTGAATGTTCAATTTTAAATACATGATCCGGCCAATTAGTGTCGATTTCGCCTAAAACCAAATCAGAAGTAAAATAGGATGAATTGATCTAGTTAAGttggacaaatctaaaatcttaacCTAAGTAAGAACAATATCAGTTAGAGCGGTATAGAATTTCCTAGAATTGAAAATTGTCGACTTCTGAAGTAAAATAGGATGAATTGATCGGTTTGGAATTACTAAGTCGAAGAGAGGAACATAGTGATACCGTGTGACTTGCGTTCGTCAAATTCTGAAAGGGAACATATTCATATTACCGTCTGAAATGGGTCAAAGACTCGGTACTTTTTAAACCAATAACTTATCATTTCAAAATGGGTCTAAAATCACTTTTGAACCAAATTATCGTTTTAGTGAACCAAGTCATGGAATAACGTATTATCGTGTGTGACTCTGTTCCCACACCAGATGTACAATGGAGCATCTATTTGCACCCAAAAGGTTCACGAACTCCGATCACTAAGTCCAAACTCCCAAACGGGCTTCTAGCCATTAAGGAAATTACTGAGTTTGGGTACAACCAAAAAACAGGTTTCTTCTGGATCAAGCAAGCCAAGAAGAGTGACCATAAGTTCCGTGCACTAAACAAGAATGCGCAATATGAAACCGAGGTTGTTGGGTTTATAGAAGAAGGTAAGATGAACACAATTAGTGGATTCAAAGTGAAGGCAATGACGGTGTGGTTTGCGGTTACTGATATTTGTATCGACCAGAAAGATCCTGAGAAACTCAGTTTCTCAGTGTTGGAATTGCCAAGAGTTTCCCTGCTTCTGCATTTGAGCTTCAGGATTAATGAAACAAGCCCAAATACCTGATGGCATTATAATATATATGGGATAGAAGAAGTTTGTGTTTTTTGGAATTGGTTTCTGTCAAGTGTTGAGTGATGTTATTACCGAATTATTTAACTTTGATTTGTACAATATGAAATAAAGTTTCAATTTTTATATGTCTTTTGACACTTAAATTAAAATCAACTTATGATTCCCTTATCTTGCATTTTGTTTCACGGACACATAAGTGCATTTTGAAGCACAAAGCAAAGCAATGACGTATGTATAATTTTTGGTTTTGGGTCGGTTCGGACCGATTCGGTCTGGATGTGATCCAAAATCAGAAGCAAAAATATTCTCTCCTTTttctcattaatttaataaataaaaattaggtTTTTTGCGTTTTCagcgagagagagagagaaagcgaGAGAAGGATTGTCTTTTGGTTGTTGGAGACTTGAGAGGATCCTTCCCTTTGCCTTTTCTTTACGTGTTCTCatttgttcttattattattatcatcatcatctagttCCTCTTTTGTGTCAAAGCTCCAATTTTTATTTTATCATCATCGACCCCATAAAAAAACTCAAAACTCTATCTCCCTGCATTTACTCTCTTTGATTCTTCTTTTGCTTGATCTGGGTTTTGTTGACCTAATCGGAATATCAATCAACCAACCAACGAACTCTTGCTATTATGGCCACAACTGGAAACAAGAACATCAACGCCAAATTGGTCAGTTCAATTTCTTTTCAACTAGGTGTTTTGTTCTTTCTTTGGCAAAGCTTTTGACATGGGTTTGCGTAATTTTATCTGGGTATATGTAATTCGGTTGTTCAGAATTGCTTTGTGGCTTTGTTTTATGATCATCAATTTTTGTTCGAGCTCAACAGTGCTGTTATTGTTTTGTGATTTGCGAGCTCAACAGTGCTGTTATTGTTTTGAATACATGTTATCAGCTCAGTTGCTTTTGGTTTACTGTACCGGCCAGGCCACCGATACGAACTCAATCCTTTATGTATTCCATATGTTCTGATGTGCTTATTCACCTAGCTTTTCATTCCTGTCCATTTAGCATCATCTAGAATAAAAACCTTCCCTTTTTCAACTTTCATTCTATTTGATTCATCTAAGACTCTAAGTCATTTATTTCAGGTGCTCCTTGGAGACGTTGGAGCTGGAAAATCAAGTCTTGTACTACGTTTCGTTAAAGGGCAATTTACTGAATTCCAGGTTTGAACGACTCTTAAACTGCTTTCACACAATTTTCTTTTCGTGGAACTTACTTTTACTGTTTTGTGATGTAGGAATCAACAATAGGAGCCGCTTTCTTCTCACAAACGTTGGCCGTGAACGATGCTACTGTAAAATTTGAGATTTGGGATACTGCTGGTCAGGAGAGATATCACAGCTTAGCACCAATGTACTACAGGGGAGCTGCAGCCGCAATTATTGTCTTTGACATATCAAATCAAGTAAGTAAATGATTGCATACCATGGTTTGATGTTAATTACCATCTGCTTCGATTTTGTATACTAATTTTCTGTTTAGCATTCACATGCATGCAATATACCCAGTGGTTATCTATATTGCATTGACAAAATTTGGTGCAAGTATATGATCTCCTCGGGTGTTCGTTGATTTTTTCTGTGTCGGACAATGCAGGCATCTTTTGATCGGGCAAAGAAGTGGGTTCAAGAACTTCAAGCACAAGGTAATCATTTCACAGTTTGAGCATCattgatatcttttataaatttttggTCTTTGCTTTATTCATCTTACTATTTGTGTATCTTTTGGGTGTGCTTTTAATCTATTTCATTTTGTCCAGTGTGATTTTACCTTTCAATATCCCTTATTTGTTGTTTCCTCTGTATTGCTTCAAGGCAATCCCAACATGGTCATGGCACTGGCTGGGAACAAAGCTGACTTGTTAGATGCAAGGAAGGTGACAGCTGAGGCAAGTAtatcatcatttatttatttatttcttttcagCCCGTTGATTCTGATATATTCTAGCTTTTCATTTTATACTTAGTATTTCCCTAAAAGGTATGTGGGACGCCCCCTGAATATGTTGTATAATTACATGAGATTATTTAATCACACTAGCTATTTAGATAGTTTGGTTCCTAGATTGGCATATCCAGGTTGTCATTGGGTGTATGGACTTATTCATTTGGATTTGAGTTTAAACATTCTAGTTTCCAGCTAATGTGAGACCGCCTTCACTTGGTTAGAAATTATTGCATGTCTAGTAAAGAATGAGACAGCTAATGTCCTGGATGCACTTCCCAGCTGTTACATTATGTACGCTACATAGGAAATCTGAAAATCTGGACCACAGTGTGGCCCACATCTTGCTCATAATCTGGAGCACTGATTATCATATATTTAAACAGTTCCTTTACATGTCGATTTTATATATTTCTCCAGGAAGCACAAGTATATGCTCAAGAGAACGGTCTTTTCTTTATGGAGACTTCTGCAAAAACGGCTGCTAATGTCAATGAAATCTTCCATGAAATAGGTACGACCGTACGATAAATTCCTTCTATGGGGATTCTGTTTTTTCATTGATTCAGTATATTCTGAAATTACTAAAATCTCATTATGTTTTTCGTAATCAATTTTGACGACAACAGCGAAGAGACTGCCTCGAGTGCAACCTGTGCAGAATCCGGCTGGAATGGTTCTTATGGACAGACCAGCAGAACGGACGGCGACAGCATCTTGCTGCTCTTAAAATAAGTACTTAAATGGTTGTGCATGTGCTAGCTTACACTATCAGTTTGTACGTTTCTACAGATGGATATGCTTTATATATATTTCCTAGTTGATCTTGCTTACGATTCAATTTAGAATTGTAAATGTGTGCTGTCTATACTTCTCTTTTCCACCACAGAATGATTGGTAATGAAAATCGGCTTCATGTGTAAATAAATGATTtgccttcttatatatatatatatataagttttccaGGAATTCGTTAAACCATTGTTTTAAGTCAGGTCTAAAGAATTGATTGTAGGCTGTCCAAAATGTGAACAATTACATGCTGGCGAGATTCCAATTCTTTCCTAATATAATTGACTTGTTAAGTAATTAATCTAACCTTAACTAGAAATTAAAAACAAGGATAACCAGTGCACACTAAGCAGCTTGATGATTACATGAGAAATCCCGGACTAGATTGAAATCAACTCTTATTTATGTCTAGAAATTAAAAAGCAAAAGCAAAGTGCATTCAACAACAGACGACAAATTACATGGTAGAACAGAGCATTTGCTCTTATTCAAATTAAAAAAGGAGTTTTTGTGCTCTATAAAGAGCACCAGTTAATAACAGGAAGAACTTCCATTAACTAGTACCACACAAAGTGACTAAAATTAATCAACAATCCTGAGTAGAAATTCTGAGTAGAAAGGCTCTGGTAGGTGAGTGTAAGTTGTTCCGGAATCAATCAACAATCCTCCGTTCCTTTTGAATCAAACTCTCTCAATTTCAGGGGTACTGCGATTGGAGTACTGGAATTGCTTATAATGGTTATGGCTTCTAGACCAATGTAGTAAAAGTTAGGGTACATTGGATTCGTCAACATTGGAGTGGATTCTACATTAGCATTTGAACATAGAGCTAACTTTCCTATTGTCAATGGGCTTGAAACATTAGGGTTGTTTGCATACTTGAACAGCAAGAAACAATGTGAAAACCCGTTTTGAAGAAACCCTAATTGTGAAGGCAGTGAAAGTGATCCCCTACCAAACCCTACAATTCCAATTGGCTCCCTATATGTTGACcccacacacccaaaaccaaaatTTGGCATATCTTTAGTAGCATGAGGGTCATCACCATGAACCCTAAGTGTGTCCCTGGTGAGCGACCCAGAGACGACCCCTCCTTCGCCATACGTATAGGCGAACTAGGGGCAAGGTCTGGAGCATGTCCCCTTAAGAAGGGTAGTCAACGAGCAACCTGCAATGGTGCACGGATCGAGATCGTTATCAGAGCTATGAACATCTTGGCATAAGTGACTTGCACAAGTGTCTCTCAACGATGTAGAAGAACGAGTTGGAGAGAAATTAGAGTTTAAAATCTTATAGTTTCTATAATCATCACAATCAATGCAATCAAAAGTTAGGTTTCCACAAGGGACCCAAATGAGGTCACTTCCGGTGTCCACATAAGCTTGGATCACTTGTGGGGGCGTGCCAATAGTCAGAGATATGAGATATCCATCTCGAATTTCTCTTAGAGGCTCCGTCATTACGTCTAACACGTCGCTTGGTTTTATTTTCGACGCTGATGATTTTGATTTTTTTTGGCATTGGAAGGCTAGGTTTAGAGTGAGTAAGACCAAAGACAAGGGAGTTAGGAATTTGTTTTGCTAGGGTTTGGGTGGTAATGATCAAACTCTTGAAATGAAGAATGGCAACGAGGAAGAGAAGGAAGTTGACAGAGTGTTTTGCCATTATTTGAGTCTCTCTTTTTCTTTGTTTGTGTAATGAGAAGAGGAAATGATATGTATTTATAGATGAAATTAAAGAACCATTCTACCATACCATGGTAAGCTAAATTTACAGATGTTGCATGCACGAAACAAATAAGGTTTTGTGAGCGAGGGAGAGGGTTTGCATGGATATTACCAATAATAGGAAAAAGTTGAAATTAATGCATCCGAGTTCTCTATtgggataaatatatatatatatatatatatattggaacagCTTAACACAAAATCTGATTAGTGGAACTGAAGTGCGCATGCTTTCTTAAATTATACTCCCTCCCATCCAAATTAAATTAAATCTTAATCTAAGAAATTTCATCCAAACTAATAacatatattttttaatttattttttaatataattgtaattgatTAGATTAAAAAATTCTTATAAGGATATATGCGTGAAGTTGGTGAGAAATAGTACATAAAGACATGAGGATGAAGATGGTGAGAGTATAATGaaaaaacataattaatgttccttAAACTTGTCAAAATTTGTATTTAATTTGAGACAAAAAATTATGTTTATATTAACATCTAATTTGAGACGGaagaaataattatttaatatatataattattttataaattCAAAGTACAACTCTTAATTGATCTTAATTCTAAACAATTTGAAGAGGATCCCATGTTTTCTGACTAATGAATTACACGAACAAAAGATCACCTGAAACGCACGTACAGATACTTATCATATAATTAACCATTATTACTTCTAAATTAGCAGGGAAAGCAAATTAAATAGATGCTTAAAAAGTTGATATATGCTCCACGGTATTTTGAGGGGAAAAAAATAA
The sequence above is drawn from the Rutidosis leptorrhynchoides isolate AG116_Rl617_1_P2 unplaced genomic scaffold, CSIRO_AGI_Rlap_v1 contig500, whole genome shotgun sequence genome and encodes:
- the LOC139884099 gene encoding ras-related protein RABF2b isoform X1; the encoded protein is MATTGNKNINAKLVLLGDVGAGKSSLVLRFVKGQFTEFQESTIGAAFFSQTLAVNDATVKFEIWDTAGQERYHSLAPMYYRGAAAAIIVFDISNQASFDRAKKWVQELQAQGNPNMVMALAGNKADLLDARKVTAEEAQVYAQENGLFFMETSAKTAANVNEIFHEIAKRLPRVQPVQNPAGMVLMDRPAERTATASCCS
- the LOC139884107 gene encoding uncharacterized protein, whose product is MGQRLDVQWSIYLHPKGSRTPITKSKLPNGLLAIKEITEFGYNQKTGFFWIKQAKKSDHKFRALNKNAQYETEVVGFIEEGKMNTISGFKVKAMTVWFAVTDICIDQKDPEKLSFSVLELPRVSLLLHLSFRINETSPNT
- the LOC139884105 gene encoding uncharacterized protein, which encodes MASQLIAKNKSGAEIYNGASDCTQKVHELLTKSKLPKGLLAVKEITEFGYNPTTEEEKMTKISGFKVKAMMVWFSVTDISTDEKDSEKLSFLNAGIAKSFPTSAFELQESMKFYI
- the LOC139884099 gene encoding ras-related protein RABF2b isoform X2; this translates as MATTGNKNINAKLVLLGDVGAGKSSLVLRFVKGQFTEFQESTIGAAFFSQTLAVNDATVKFEIWDTAGQERYHSLAPMYYRGAAAAIIVFDISNQASFDRAKKWVQELQAQGNPNMVMALAGNKADLLDARKVTAEATQVYAQENGLFFMETSAKTAANVNEIFHEIAKRLPRVQPVQNPAGMVLMDRPAERTATASCCS
- the LOC139884106 gene encoding uncharacterized protein, producing the protein MATQQIANNREGAEVYNGASVCVQKVHELLTKSKLPKGLLSIKEITEFGYNQKTGFFWIKQAKKSDHKFRALNKNAQYETEVVGFIEEGKMTNISGFKVKAMMVWFAVTDISIDEKDSEKLSFLSAGIAKSFPASAFELQE